From the Cystobacter ferrugineus genome, the window GCCACCGCGCGCGCGGCCGCGGACCGGGAGAACGCCGAGGCCCCCTCGGCACGCGCCTCGCGGGGTGACTCCACGCTGGCCTTCATCCTGGATGATCTCGCGCGCACGGAGACGCACCAGGACTCCTCGCGCCTGGCCTACGCCATCCACCCGAAGCTCATCGCGGCCTCGGGCGCCTCGGATCGGGGCGTGCTCCAGGCACCCTTCTACGTCCTCAACGGCGTCGAGGCCCCCGCCGTCCTCATCGAGGTGGGCTACCTCTCGCACCCGGAGGAGGGCAGCCGTCTGACGCGCGCCGACTACCAGGAGAAGCTCGCCACCGCCATCACCGGGGGGGTGAAGGCCTTCCTCGCCGAGGTGCGCAAGCGCGACGCCCCCCGGAACCCCGCGGTGGCCGCTCCCGCCGCTCCCTGACCCGGGGCGGCCGTTCCTCCCGGACAAGTGGGCCGGGCGTCTGCTAGAGAGCGGCGCCGTTCCCCGTTGCGAGGAGTCTCCCCATGCGGTCCTTCAATCGAGGCGCTTTGGATCTGCGCCCCGTCACCCTCACCCCTGGAATCACCCTGCATGCCGAGGGCTCGACCCAGGTGGAGTTCGGCCACACGCGCGTGCTCGTCACGTGCTCGGTGGAGGACCGGGTGCCGCCGCACCTGATGGGCAAGGGCACCGGCTGGGTGACGGCCGAGTACGGCATGCTGCCGCGCTCCACGCACACCCGCACCCAGCGCGAGGCCGCCAAGGGCAAGCAGACCGGACGCACGCTGGAGATCCAGCGGCTCATCGGCCGCGCCCTGCGTGCCTCGGTGGACCTGTCGGGCCTGGGCGTGCGCACCTTCACCCTGGACTGCGACGTGCTCCAGGCGGACGGTGGTACCCGTACCGCCGCCATCACCGGGGCCTACGTGGCCCTGGCGCTCGCCCTGCGCAAGCTGCACAAGACCGGGGTGATGAAGACCATGCCCAAGCTCTTGCCCCTGGCCGCCGTGTCCGTGGGCGTGGTCAACGGCGAGGTGCGGGTGGACCTGGACTACGAGGAGGACTCCTCGGCCGACGTGGACCTGAACCTGGTGGCCACCGGGGACGGCCGCATCGTCGAGGTGCAGGGCACCGCCGAGCACAAGATGTTCGACCGCAAGACGCTGGACGTCATGCTGGACGCGGGGCTGGCCGCCATCCGCCAGCTCACCGAGGCGCAGGCCAAGGTCCTGGGAGCCTGAGCGCATGAAGCCCCGTCTGCTCTTCGCCACCACCAATCAGGGCAAGCTGCGCGAGCTGCGCGGCCTCGTCGGAGATGCCGTGGAGGTGGTCTCCCTCAAGGACCTGCCCCCCATTCCCGAGCCCGTGGAGGATGGCGCCACGTTCGAGGAGAACGCCCGGAAGAAGGCCCGCGCCTACGCGGATGCCTGCGGGCTGCCCGCCCTGGCGGATGACTCGGGGCTGTGTGTGGATGCCCTGGGCGGCCGGCCTGGAGTGCACTCGGCGCGCTACGCCGAGGGGGATGATCGCGCGCGCTACGAGAAGCTGCTCGGCGAGCTGTCGGGGGTTCCCGACGAGCGGCGCACGGCGGCGTTCGTCTGCGCGTTGTGCCTGGCGCTGCCCGGCGCGGAGACGTCCTTCGTGGAGGTGGGCCGCTGCGAGGGCCGGATTGGCCATGCGCCGCGAGGCTCGCACGGCTTCGGGTACGATCCGGTCTTCGAGCTGCCGGGAGGACGTGCCCTGGCGGAGCTGACGTCGGAGGAGAAGGCGACGGTGTCGCACCGGGGCGCGGCCTTCTTGAAGATGAAGCCCCGCCTGCTGGCACTGGCCGGAGGCGGAACCGTCGGAAGGTGAGCAGGCGTCAGACACGTTGTCCTTGCGCGTCCGGTGCGGATGCAGCAAGAATGGGCACCTTCATCGGGGCGTAGCGCAGCCTGGTAGCGCACCTGCCTTGGGCGCAGGGGGTCGGAGGTTCGAATCCTCTCGCCCCGATATCGTTGGGAAACACGGCCTGGGTGCCAGTAGCTCAGCTGGATAGAGCATCGGCCTTCTAAGCCGAGGGTCGTGGGTTCGAGTCCCGCCTGGCGCGAGTACATGAGGGGCTGGAATCGATGGGGGTCTCCCCGCTGATTCCAGCCCCTTTTTCTTGTGTCAACTGGCAAAAGCCCGGAGCGCCTCGTCCCAGCTCATCCGGGAGCACCGCTCCACCCACCGCGCCACGGTTTGCGCTCCCGTTCGCGTGGCCAGCGCCACCACGGCGGCTTTCTCAAGCGGTGCATCGAAATGCTCGCGCGCCTCCCTGGCCAGCTTCTGCACGTCCACGGGGCTGGTCAGGTACGCCACCGCCAAGCCTCCCGGTCGGGTGAGCTCCTCGTAGGCGCGGCGCAACCGCTGGAACCCCTCCTGATCCTGGTGAGGTGGGTGCCGCGCCAGCGCGGCGAAGTATGCGCTCTTGACGGCGACCGGATCCAACGTAGGTGCCAACCCCAATACGGCGAACGGCTCTTCGGGCGTCATATCAGCTGCTCTCCTCTCCTTCCTCCGGAGAGACAGCCTTCGGGGGGCTTCTCTCGGACTCCTTCGGTGGCGCCGCTCCCTCCGCGGTGGGCTTCTTCTTCGCGCGTGACGCACGGCGCACCGTGGTGCTCGCGTCCTTCTTCTTGCGCGAAGCCCGGCGCTTGCGCAGCCGGTACCCATGCTCGTGCGCCAACGCTTGCGCCTGCTCCACCACCGGGGCCTGGAGAGCGGGTAACTGCTTCGACAGGGCCTGCATGAAGGCCTCCAGCACCGGGTGGAGGTACTTGCAAGGGGTGTTCATCCTCCCGGCGGCCACCACCGCCTCGGCGAGCGCCAGCACATTGGCGGCGCGGCGCTCCAGCCAGCGCTCCAGAACGCGCCTGGCGAGCGCCTCCCGATCGGACAGCTCCATCGTCCGGAGCGCCTCGATATGCCCCGTGTTCCCAGGATGGGCCTCCAGGTATCGCACGGCGGCGTCCCATGCCTCGGCGTCCGAGGACGCCTGGCGCACCGCCTCCTCGAGGAACTCCACCTGGTAGGTCAGCACCCTGGGAGCGAACCGGCGCCAGATGCGCAGGCCGTCTCCGGTCAGCTTCATCGAGGAGGAGAGCTGCTCCATTGCCCCCTCCAGCCCCATCAGCATCTGCTCTGCATCCTCCATGTTCCGCATGCCGCGCAGCAGCCGCTCCAACTGCCGTCCTCCCTGCTTCATCCGACTGCGGTCCAGCAGGATGCGGATGGCTTCGCTGAGTTCCCTCCGGAGCTCCTCGTTCGCGCCCTCCCAGCAGGCATCCACCCATGACTCCACCAGGTCCGGTGTGCAGGTAGAGGCCACGCACTCGATCAGCTCCAGACGCTCAGAGGGCACGGCCCCACCCAGCCAGGACAGCAGGGAAGAGGCCTCCGTGGCGATCAGTCGGCCCAAACCCTCCTGGAGCCACCCGGGTGCGTTTGGCGCCTCGGGGTTCCTCTCGCACCAGGCCAGGATGGCCCGGGCCCAGAGGGGCGCGCTCGCGACTCGGGCCAGCAATTCCTGGTAGAGGCCCAGCGCCCGCGGCAGGGCCGCCCCCTCGAAGCGGAGCCCGGACACCGCCTGCACCACCCAGGGCCGGGCCGATGGTTGAAGCGCCGCGGCCTGAGCCAGGGTGCATAGGGGCTCGGTGTCCTCGATGCGCGAGACGACCGTCCGCGCAAGCCCCGCGGCTACCACCCGCAGCGCCTGCACCGTGGGAGTGGATAGGGCCTCGGGGGCTCCTCCCTCACGCACCGCCCGGGCCAACAGCGAGGCGGACTCCGAGAGAGCGGCGCGCCCCTCGCCCTCCGCCGCCCGGAGCCACAGCTCTCGCGCCGCCAGCTGTCCCGCCAGCGCCCATATCGCCCGAGCTACCTCGGCGGGTGCCGCTCGTGCCCACGCCTCGGTGCGGCTGGCGAAGACGGGGAAGGGCTCGAGCGCGCACAGGGCGAGGAGCGCCCCCTCCACCTCCTCCAGCGAGCGAGGCGGCGGCAGGGAGACGCGCTGGCTCGGCGGCTCTATTCCCAGGAGCGGATCCACTGGGGGCAGGCGCTCGAGCGCCGGGGCAATGCGCTCGGGAGCGGCGTTCCCCTCGGAGGAGAGCCAGTCATCCATCGCCCCCGCAAGGAGGGGCGCATGCGCTCGCGCCGGGCCGATGAGGGGTTGCCACAGCCGCCGCGCGCGCTCCCAATCGCGGGCGCGGCCCGCCGCCCATACCAGTGGCCAGTACGTGGCCCAGGCCTCCTCTGGAGCCACGTCTCGCTCCACCAGGCCGGGCTCGGCGTCCACGCGCACGGCCAGGGTGTTGAGCGTCCTCCAGGCACCTCGGCGGTGCTGCTCCCGGACGGACTGCCGGAAGAGGGCGGCGGCGCTGGGGAGCAACTCCTCTCTGAGCGGCGGTGGCAGTCGCAGGAGCGCGGACAGCATCCCCTCCAGGTCCCCCCGTTTCTGGTATTTCCGGGCCTCTTCCAGCCACTGGCGGTGCTGGCGCCCGGTGCGGTCGTGCTTCACCATGGTTCAGGGCTCCGGCCGTCCCGACCCGTGTTCGAGATTGAGGAAGAAATCCAGGAGCGCCTCCTCCGCGCGCTCGCGCGCCATGCCCTGGGCCTGCGCGTACTGATCAAGAAGCCGCTTCAACTCGGCGCGGGGCTCGGGAGGCAGCTGCTCGAGCAGGGCATGCCCCTTGCGCTCCACCGCGCTCTGCCCCGGCGCCAGGGCCGGGACGGCCTTGCCCACGTCCGCCACCGAGAGGGCCACCGTCTTGGCGTTCGTCGTGCCGGGCTGGCTGACGGATACCTTCACCACCCCGTTGAGATCGTAGGTGAACTCCACCCGCACCGGTGAGTTCGCGGGCCGGGGCTCGAGTGGGAACTCGAAGGCCCCCACCCGCGTGTTCTCCGAGACCCGGCGCGACTCGCCCTGGAACACCTCCACCTCGACGAACTCCTGTCCGGATACCAGGGTGTAGAACTCCTCCACCTTCGTTGCCGGCAACACCGTGTTGCGGCGGAGGACCGGGGCAAAGGTATCCGGCGTGGCGCTCCCGCGGTCGTCCTCGCCGATGACACGCATGCCCAGGCTGTGCGACGCCACATCCACGAGGATGCGTCCCACCGGCTCGCCGGACAACATGCCGGCCTGGATGGCCGCGCCCAGCCCCACGGCCAGGTCTGGATCCACTTCCTCATGGATGTCTGCTCCGAAGGTCTCCTCCAGCATCTGGCGGACCCGGGGGATCCGCGTCGAGCCTCCCACCAGGCATATCCTGGACAGCGACTGCCCCTCGAGCCGGGCCTCCGCCAGGGCCTGGCGGGTCAGGGCCACGGTGGACTCGAGCAGCGGCTCGATGAGCTCCTCGAAGACGCGCCGCCGCACCTCCATCTCGAGGTGGATGGGCCTGCCTTGCGCCTGGGTGAGAAACTCCTCCTTCACGTGCACGGAGATGTCCGCGGACAGACGGATCTTCGTCTCCTCGGCCAGCTGGCGCAGGCGCGCCATGGCCCGCACGTCCTCGCGAGGCTCCACGCCCTGCTTCTTGAGTTCCTCGAGGAAGAGCTGAACGAGCTTGTCGTCGAAGTCGTCCCCGCCCAGCTGGGTGTTGCCCGCGGTGGAGCGCACCTCGCGCACCCCCTGGAACACCTCGAGCACCGACACGTCGAACGTGCCGCCCCCCAGGTCGTAGACGAGAAGGATCTCGGGCTCGGCCACACGGAGGACTTCGGGATGCAGGACGCGCTCATACAGGAGCGAGGCGCTGGTGGGCTCATTGAGCAACCGCAACACGTGCAGCCCCGCGCGCTGGCCGGCCTCGAGGGTGGCGCGGCGCTGGGCGTCATCGAAGTAGGCAGGCACGGTAATGACCACGTCACGAACGGGGACACCGGTGGCCTTCTCGGCTCCCTGCTTGAGCGCGGACAGGATTTCGGCGGAGACCTCCTCGGGAGACACCTCGCGCCCGGCGATGGAGTAGCGGTGGAGTGTCCCCATCTTGCGTTTGACCGAGCGGATGCACCGCTCGGGCCTCAGCATCTCGAGGTTGCGCGCCTCGCGCCCCACGACGACACGATTGTCCTCGTAGAGGACCACCGAGGGGATGATGCGACTGCCTTCCACTGGCACGGCCACCGGGCGGCCCTCCACCAGGTGGGCGATGACAGAGTTGGTCGTACCCAGATCGATTCCAAAGACATGGCTCAAGGGGTATTCCTCACGATGATGGCTTCGCCCTCGCGAACGAGGCGCTCGCCCCGCAGGGCGGCGGCACGAACCACGCGGGCAATGGCGCCCTCGGCGAAGCCGGGGTGGGGTTGAGTGCCGACAATCCGGAAGAGGCGCCCGTCGGGGATGTGGCCGATGGACGTCAGGCGCGTGAGCCCGGAGGAGGTCAGAAAGCGCTCGATCCGGGCCGCCACTCCCATGAGTCCCGATGCGAGCGCCGCATCCGCCGCGACGCGGGAGGCCTCTTCGAGCAGATCCAGGGCATCCAGGAGCTCGTCCCAGGGGGGCTCGCTTTCCGAGAAGTTGCCCGACGTCGCGCCGCGGAGAGAGGAGAGCGAACTCCTCAGCTCCGCGAGTCCCCCTTCCAGCTTGCGCTCCAGATCCTCGACATGGAGGGCCAGACGGGCCTGGGCACGGGAGGACTTCTGGACGGCATCCAGAAGCATGGTGCCCCAGATGGGAGGCGACTCGGCAGGTAGTGGGGCCCCGTGGAGTCTGGGCACTCCTGAGCGTCCAATGAACAGGCGTCTCAGCCAGGTGAACATCAAATCAACGCCAATCGTTTCCGACCGGCGCTCCATGGAAAACAGAATCGGAACCGCAGCTTCAATTCACGCACCAACGCTCGTGGCCGCGCCAAACAGCTCGCCGCAGGGCGATGAGCCCTTCCGCTCGCGCGGATGTGTCTCCCATTCTTCTCTCGATACGGGCATTCCTGGGGTCTACTTCTCCCGTGGGATCCATGCCATGACCTCGCCAGTCATGTCCAGTAATTCCTCCGCGCTTCCATCCCCCCTCGGGAAAGCCCTCTCCCATGAGCGGTACAGGTAAAGGATGTCTGTTGTTGAGAGTGAGACGGAACGAAGCCGCAGACCGCGGCATCAACTGCCCCTGCTCCGGCTTTTTCCTCGAAGGTGGACTTATCCTCCACCTTCCAACCAGAACCCGCATTTTCTCTGAAGGACCACCTGGGGCGTCATCCCCTGGTCCACCCTACAAGGTGGGGTGCTCCGTCAGTCCTCGCGTGCCACGGGCCCCCCACACGGCAGCCTCCCCGCGGGCTGCCGCCCCCACTTGCTCACGCCTTCGCCGCCAGGGAGCGGGTGGCCGCCACACCGGAGTCCTGCCTCGAGTCCGCCACCGTGTACGTCGTGGACTTCATGGAGCCCGGTGCCGTCACCACCCGGCCGGTGCCAATAGGTCCGCCCTCGTCCTCCAGGTGCGCGTCGTCCTCACCCTCCCATCCGAACCTCCGGAGTCACCGGGTTTCCACCGACGGCTGCCGTCACTCTGGATGGGGAGGTGTGGTCGCTGAGCAGGCCAGCTCGTGCGCGTCAGTTCCAACAGGGAGGGCACGAGGCCCGTGGCTAGGGCGAGCGGACGCCGCGCTCGGCCTCGAAATGGCGCCGCCAGCGCGCCCGCAGGTCGCCCGGAGGCTCGCCGTGATGCTCGTCGCGGAACTCGGCGGCGAGGATGCGGTCGGTTCGAAAGTGCCGGAAGGTCGATCGAAGCTCGCACCAGGCGGCGAGCAGCCGCACCGTCTCGGCATAGCCGATGATGACGGGCCAGATCGTCCGCTCGCTTTCCCGGCCATGGTCGTCCCGATAGCGGATGCGGATCTTCCGCCCGCTGCGGATCCACGCGCGGGTGCGGGCCATGTCCAGCCCATCCACGGCGGCGCTCATGGCTGGCGGGGCGCCGATGGTCGGCTCGGCGATGAACGGGCGCAGCCGTTCCGGCACGACCGCGGCGATCTTGGCGACGAGGTCTCGCGCCGCGCTCGCGATCTCGGCGTCGCCTCGCTCGGCGACCCACTGTGCGCCGAGCACCGCGGCCTCGAGCTCAGCGGGCGTGAGCATCAACGGAGGCATGTCGAAGTCGCGCTCGAGTACGTAGCCCAACCCCGCCTCGCCGCGGATCGGCACCCGCTGTCCGATGAGATCCGCGACGTCGCGATAGACGGAGCGCTTCGACACCTCCAGCTCCGTGGCCAGAGCGCCCGCCGTCACCGGGCGGCCGGAGCGGCGGAGAATCTGGATGAGCTGGAACAGACGATCGGCGCGGCGCATGGGGCGGTTTCCTGCTGACAGCATGCTGGCAGCAGCCCTTCGTTACAAGCGGGCCACGGTCACCGCAGTGGCCGACCCCCGAAGGAGGACACGCATGAACTTCGTCTCGATCCGCCTGATCACCGCCGACATCGAGCGCCTGATCCGCTTCTACGAGCGAATCACTGGCCTGCCGGCGACCCGGTATACCGAGGACTTCGCGGAGCTGATCACGCCGGCCTGCACCCTCGCGATCGGCAGCACGCGCACGCTCCAACTGTTCGGCGGCAACGTCGCCCGGCCTGCCGACAACCACACCGCCATCATCGAGTTCCGCGTCGAAGACGTCGACGAATCGTTCCGGATGCTGGCGGACGTCATCGGCGGTTGCCTGGTGCAGACGCCCACCACCATGCCGTGGGGCAACAGATCGCTGCTGTTCCGCGATCCCGATGGCACCCTGGTGAACTTCTTCACGCCGGTCACGAAGGAAGCGATCGCGAAATTCGCTCGATAGGCGCGGACTGTCCACCGCCCGGGAGCATCACTCGACTGGGTTTGCCCCGGGTTGCGTGGACAGTTGCGGTGGGGCCTGTCTGTCGCACTACCGAGGTCGTCCGCTGCCAGGGGCGTGTGCTTGATTGAAGCTCAACGCGCTGTCGTTGGCGTTGCTGACCTTCTTGTTCTTGAAGTCGATCGTGAAGTGGTCACTGGGTTTGGCCGAGCCGAGCCCCTTGAAGATCGCGAATACCTGCTTGAACTGGTTCTGGAATGGCACGTGGACGGGATTCTGGTCCGAGGGCTGCTCGCCAATCTTGAGGATCTCCGCCGGGCTGGCCGGGAACGCGTCCATCAGCACCTTGTACTGGCGCACGCGCTCGGGGCCCATGTCACGCAGCGCCAGCTCGCCCGCGTACACGGTGCGGTGGAAGTCCCCGTGGAACTCGTAGGGAGTGATGCTGGCGAAGTCGTCCAGGTTCAGACCCGCGGCGCGGGCGAGGGCGTCGGCCCTGGCGGTGGCCTCGGCCCAGTCGGCGCTCAGTTGGCTGACGGGAACCGCCTCTCCGGTGGCCGTGCCCTTGGCCATGCAGGCCGCGCTGAGTGGCACGATGCCCGGTGCGTCCTTCAATTGTGCCAGCGTGACCCGGGTGCGGAGCTGCGACAGGATCAGCATCTGTCTGGCGTTCAGTGACGTCGCCGCTTCCTTCATCTCGCACGGCCAGTACTCGTCCATGAAGCGCAGGCGTGACAGTTCGCCGAAGTAGTAGCGCGTGAAGTCGCCATAGGACTTCGTATCCAGGATGGCGCGGTTCCAACGCTTGGCCACATCCCCGCTGGCGGTGCTGCGCTGCAGATGGTCGTACTCGGTCTGGTAGAGCGGGAACAGCTCGTCATGACGAGGTACCGAGTTCAGGCCAATGGTGCGCACCTCGACGGTGTCCGCGTCCTTGTAGGTGACGATCTTGTACGCCGCGCCATACACGGCCAGCGACGGCGACTGGACGTTGACGAGGAAATGACCGGCTTCGTCCTGGTAGTCATTGGTGCCGTTGAAGTGCATGTGGCCGCCGATATGCAGCCGCAGACCCGTGGCGGCCAGCGCCGCGGTGGTCGCCGCTTCGGGGACACGGGCGGTCTGGAAGGCACCCGGCTTGAACACCGCCTTCATCGCCTGGGTCTGGTTGGCGTAGAAGTCCATGGTCGGGTAGTGCGAGAAGGCCATCAGGTGCTTGCCCTGGGTCCGGGCGCGCTCGACCACCGATTGGATCCACTCCAGCAGGTGCTTCTTGTGCGTCAGCACCTTGTTCCAGCCCGCGTTGCCGGCGCCGTCGAAGCCCTTGAAGGCGCGCGGGTTGGCGGGGTCGAACTTGCTGTTGGGGATGAAGACGTTGGCGTCGATCGACAGCAGCCACAAACCCTTGACCGGCTCCACGAGGTAGCTGGCGTCGATGATGGAGCTGCACCGGGTGTAGGCCCTGCCCAGCGCGGTTTCTCCGGCTGCCTTGTAGCGGCCGCCTTCGCCTTCCGCGCACATCTCGAACTGGCGATTCTCCAGCGCGCCTTGAATGACAGCCTCTTCATGGCTGTATTGGCCATTGGCGTATTGGCTGAAGGGCGTCTCCCAATGCAGGTCC encodes:
- a CDS encoding N-acetylmuramoyl-L-alanine amidase family protein, with amino-acid sequence MTSRLHVLVPCLAFFLAPLASRAAERPARIVVDPGHGGGQDGATSPTGVLEKDIALQIAQRVREHLEKELGAQVLMTRDEDVSLPLPERVEFANKQRPDLFLSIHCNAMPTRRTRARVQGLETYFLSASASNATARAAADRENAEAPSARASRGDSTLAFILDDLARTETHQDSSRLAYAIHPKLIAASGASDRGVLQAPFYVLNGVEAPAVLIEVGYLSHPEEGSRLTRADYQEKLATAITGGVKAFLAEVRKRDAPRNPAVAAPAAP
- the rph gene encoding ribonuclease PH, with amino-acid sequence MRSFNRGALDLRPVTLTPGITLHAEGSTQVEFGHTRVLVTCSVEDRVPPHLMGKGTGWVTAEYGMLPRSTHTRTQREAAKGKQTGRTLEIQRLIGRALRASVDLSGLGVRTFTLDCDVLQADGGTRTAAITGAYVALALALRKLHKTGVMKTMPKLLPLAAVSVGVVNGEVRVDLDYEEDSSADVDLNLVATGDGRIVEVQGTAEHKMFDRKTLDVMLDAGLAAIRQLTEAQAKVLGA
- the rdgB gene encoding RdgB/HAM1 family non-canonical purine NTP pyrophosphatase — encoded protein: MKPRLLFATTNQGKLRELRGLVGDAVEVVSLKDLPPIPEPVEDGATFEENARKKARAYADACGLPALADDSGLCVDALGGRPGVHSARYAEGDDRARYEKLLGELSGVPDERRTAAFVCALCLALPGAETSFVEVGRCEGRIGHAPRGSHGFGYDPVFELPGGRALAELTSEEKATVSHRGAAFLKMKPRLLALAGGGTVGR
- a CDS encoding J domain-containing protein, with protein sequence MTPEEPFAVLGLAPTLDPVAVKSAYFAALARHPPHQDQEGFQRLRRAYEELTRPGGLAVAYLTSPVDVQKLAREAREHFDAPLEKAAVVALATRTGAQTVARWVERCSRMSWDEALRAFAS
- a CDS encoding DUF6109 family natural product biosynthesis protein, giving the protein MVKHDRTGRQHRQWLEEARKYQKRGDLEGMLSALLRLPPPLREELLPSAAALFRQSVREQHRRGAWRTLNTLAVRVDAEPGLVERDVAPEEAWATYWPLVWAAGRARDWERARRLWQPLIGPARAHAPLLAGAMDDWLSSEGNAAPERIAPALERLPPVDPLLGIEPPSQRVSLPPPRSLEEVEGALLALCALEPFPVFASRTEAWARAAPAEVARAIWALAGQLAARELWLRAAEGEGRAALSESASLLARAVREGGAPEALSTPTVQALRVVAAGLARTVVSRIEDTEPLCTLAQAAALQPSARPWVVQAVSGLRFEGAALPRALGLYQELLARVASAPLWARAILAWCERNPEAPNAPGWLQEGLGRLIATEASSLLSWLGGAVPSERLELIECVASTCTPDLVESWVDACWEGANEELRRELSEAIRILLDRSRMKQGGRQLERLLRGMRNMEDAEQMLMGLEGAMEQLSSSMKLTGDGLRIWRRFAPRVLTYQVEFLEEAVRQASSDAEAWDAAVRYLEAHPGNTGHIEALRTMELSDREALARRVLERWLERRAANVLALAEAVVAAGRMNTPCKYLHPVLEAFMQALSKQLPALQAPVVEQAQALAHEHGYRLRKRRASRKKKDASTTVRRASRAKKKPTAEGAAPPKESERSPPKAVSPEEGEESS
- a CDS encoding Hsp70 family protein; translated protein: MSHVFGIDLGTTNSVIAHLVEGRPVAVPVEGSRIIPSVVLYEDNRVVVGREARNLEMLRPERCIRSVKRKMGTLHRYSIAGREVSPEEVSAEILSALKQGAEKATGVPVRDVVITVPAYFDDAQRRATLEAGQRAGLHVLRLLNEPTSASLLYERVLHPEVLRVAEPEILLVYDLGGGTFDVSVLEVFQGVREVRSTAGNTQLGGDDFDDKLVQLFLEELKKQGVEPREDVRAMARLRQLAEETKIRLSADISVHVKEEFLTQAQGRPIHLEMEVRRRVFEELIEPLLESTVALTRQALAEARLEGQSLSRICLVGGSTRIPRVRQMLEETFGADIHEEVDPDLAVGLGAAIQAGMLSGEPVGRILVDVASHSLGMRVIGEDDRGSATPDTFAPVLRRNTVLPATKVEEFYTLVSGQEFVEVEVFQGESRRVSENTRVGAFEFPLEPRPANSPVRVEFTYDLNGVVKVSVSQPGTTNAKTVALSVADVGKAVPALAPGQSAVERKGHALLEQLPPEPRAELKRLLDQYAQAQGMARERAEEALLDFFLNLEHGSGRPEP
- the grpE gene encoding nucleotide exchange factor GrpE — its product is MLLDAVQKSSRAQARLALHVEDLERKLEGGLAELRSSLSSLRGATSGNFSESEPPWDELLDALDLLEEASRVAADAALASGLMGVAARIERFLTSSGLTRLTSIGHIPDGRLFRIVGTQPHPGFAEGAIARVVRAAALRGERLVREGEAIIVRNTP
- a CDS encoding helix-turn-helix transcriptional regulator; the encoded protein is MRRADRLFQLIQILRRSGRPVTAGALATELEVSKRSVYRDVADLIGQRVPIRGEAGLGYVLERDFDMPPLMLTPAELEAAVLGAQWVAERGDAEIASAARDLVAKIAAVVPERLRPFIAEPTIGAPPAMSAAVDGLDMARTRAWIRSGRKIRIRYRDDHGRESERTIWPVIIGYAETVRLLAAWCELRSTFRHFRTDRILAAEFRDEHHGEPPGDLRARWRRHFEAERGVRSP
- a CDS encoding VOC family protein, producing the protein MNFVSIRLITADIERLIRFYERITGLPATRYTEDFAELITPACTLAIGSTRTLQLFGGNVARPADNHTAIIEFRVEDVDESFRMLADVIGGCLVQTPTTMPWGNRSLLFRDPDGTLVNFFTPVTKEAIAKFAR
- a CDS encoding metallophosphoesterase family protein, whose product is MGLKMRLRPAHAGVVMVAALVSACSGKDTPPAPEVPAGVPSVAFMADVHFENVYGDLKSTSFAGIPTQEGRNATIRTMYAQLTSTRLFNENYFAFRAALDDAYAQGVRLVALPGDYSDDAQPININGIADLLHEYQAKGMRFFLAPGNHDPNEPYDDDEAGKNDFLTHEGKEQKVYAPGNAACKAGDPSVVCTQELMEQGYEKLLTTLSDFGYMPNKADLHWETPFSQYANGQYSHEEAVIQGALENRQFEMCAEGEGGRYKAAGETALGRAYTRCSSIIDASYLVEPVKGLWLLSIDANVFIPNSKFDPANPRAFKGFDGAGNAGWNKVLTHKKHLLEWIQSVVERARTQGKHLMAFSHYPTMDFYANQTQAMKAVFKPGAFQTARVPEAATTAALAATGLRLHIGGHMHFNGTNDYQDEAGHFLVNVQSPSLAVYGAAYKIVTYKDADTVEVRTIGLNSVPRHDELFPLYQTEYDHLQRSTASGDVAKRWNRAILDTKSYGDFTRYYFGELSRLRFMDEYWPCEMKEAATSLNARQMLILSQLRTRVTLAQLKDAPGIVPLSAACMAKGTATGEAVPVSQLSADWAEATARADALARAAGLNLDDFASITPYEFHGDFHRTVYAGELALRDMGPERVRQYKVLMDAFPASPAEILKIGEQPSDQNPVHVPFQNQFKQVFAIFKGLGSAKPSDHFTIDFKNKKVSNANDSALSFNQAHAPGSGRPR